The Fusobacterium necrophorum subsp. necrophorum genome includes the window GAAGAAAAAAGTAATCGTGTGACTCAATTATTAGATACCATATCTATGTTGTATCGGGACATTCGAGGAAGAAGAGAGGATTTAAAACCATTGTTTGCTATCGGTGGAGTGTATGATATCAAAAATCCTGTTTTTCAAAATGCGGTAGAAGTAAAAAATAATGTTATTAATATTTCATTATTGCAAAATATTTTGCCGGAAAGTATGAAAGAACAGACAATATGCGGTCTGGTGGAAGGTAAGTTTAGGAATGATAAACAATTAAAAGAAGGACTTGGAGCAGTGCCGATGCCAAAATTCTTTGAGACCTTGAAGAAAGAGGTGCAGTCATATTATGAAAGCTGTTAGGGTTATTTTATATCAGGATTTGGTAAATTATCGTCACCCTATGTCTTTTCAATTAAAGGAAAGCTATCCTCTTCCTCCTTACTCGACAGTTATTGGCATGGTACACAATCTTTGTCGTTATAAGGAATATCATCCGATGAAAATTAGTATTCAAGGAAAATATATTTCGAAAACCAATGATTTATATACTCGTTATGAGTTTAAGAGTGGAGCGAAATATGACAAGAGCAGACATCAAATGGAGGCAGGAGGATATGGAATCAGTCGAGGAATCAGTACAGCCGAGTTATTATCCCAAGTACAATTGATTTTACATATCAGACCGGAAAAGGAAGAAGAAGTGGAGAAAATTTTGAATGCATTTCAAACACCATGGGAATATCCATCTTTGGGTAGAAGAGAGGATTTAGCAGTGATCCGGGAAGTAAAGGAAGTGGAAATCAGTCAAAGAATTCCTAGAGATGACTTAGAGGAAGAAGAAAAAGAGGATTTATATGCTTATATTCCTTTGAGATATCTGGAGGAAGACCTTGTGGAAGGGAGAAAAACAGAACGTGGAGTAAAAGCCAGAGGAACGAAGTATCTGCTTAATAAAAGATACTATTTAGAAAATGATGCAAAAGGGAAAGAGCCAAAATGGATACGTCGCTGGGAAAGGATAAAGGTATTGTATACTTCCAAGATTGCTGCAAAACCTATGAAACAACTTTGGCTTGATGAGGATAATTATATGGTATTTGAGGCATAAAGGTATATTCTTATTTCTTGGAAGAAGGTTGTAAAAAACTTAAAACAATAAATGAAAAGGGAAGCTTGTATTTTTACTTTTAACGAAAGTAAAATTTTTGTGAGTTATAGAAATATTTGGGCTAAAATCTATATTTGCAATGCTTTTTCCTGATAGATAAGAAAAATTATTCCATTAGAAAGTAGGGAGAATAATAGATGTCAAAAAAAATGAAAAATAAGTTTTGGGCAAAATCAAATCCATGGGAAACAATTATGGAACATACAGAAGCCTTGCTTCGAGAGTGTCAGAGATTTATGAAAATATATCCCGACTTTGTAAAAAAGATTTCTAGAATATGGAAGTTGTTAGTTTTGACTTGCATTCATCATGATTGGGGAAAGGCAAATGATAAATTTCAAGAAAGAATATTAACAGGAAAAAAGCAAATGGGGGAATTGCCACATGCCATATTAAGTATCGCTTGTTTAAATGTACAAGAATTGGTACAGGAATTTTCAATGGAGGAAATACAAGCTTTATATGCTGCGATTTTATTTCATCATAATAGGGAAGGTTTACTAGAGTATAAATTTAGTCAAATAAAAGCGGAATTCCAAGAGATGAGTGTAGATATCAGCGAAATGTTGGAAAGCATTCAGAAAAATTCTCAAAAATATCCATTGCTAAATCAGGAAAAAATTTACTTTAATTCAACTTTTTCTTTAAAGAAATATTTTTATCAAGAATTTCCAGTGGATATTTTAAACCCGAAAGAATGTGAAAAAGCTGTTTTCTACATTTTATTAAAAGGATTATTAAATCGAATAGATTATGCAGCGAGTGCACATATCCCGGTTGAATATAAAAATGATTTTCTGGAAGAGGGCTTGCAAACTTTTATGCAAGACTTAAATGATGAACGATTGTTGAGAGGAATGGAGAAAACTAATTGGAATGAACTTCAAGAATATATGAAGTCACATCAAGAAGATAACCTGATTGTAGTCGCACAGACAGGACTCGGGAAAACAGAAGCTGGATTATGGTGGATTGGGAACCAGAAAGGATTTTTTATACTGCCGCTTAGAACAGCAATTGATGCTATTTATGATAGAATCAAGAATAAAATTCTCAAAAATAATAAAGTGGAAGAAAGACTTGCTCTACTTCATAGTGAAAGTTTGGAGACTTATTTACAATTGCAGGAGCAAAGCAGTTTTGAGTGGGAGGATTATTATATAAAAACCAAACAATTATCTCTTCCACTTACAATTTGTACTTTGGATCAACTATTTCCTTTTGTATTTCGTTATCGTGGATATGAATTCAAATTAGCAACCATGGCATACTCCAAGGTAATCATCGATGAAGTACAAATGTATGGGCCTGATTTGGTCGGATTTTTAGTAGTAGGACTGTCAATGATCCAAAAAATAGGTGGTAAATTTGCTATTTTGACAGCTACTTTTCCGGGATTTATTGAGGATTTAATGCGAGAGCAAGGGTTGAAATTTGAAATGTCAAAGACTTTTGTGAAGGAAGAATGTCGGCATTCGATTCAATGGAGGCAGGAAGAAATCAATGCAGACTTTATTTTGGAGAAATATAAGAAGAATCGAGTGTTGGTTATCTGCAATACAGTGAAGCAATGTCAAAAAATATATCATGACTTACAGGAAAAAATGGGAATCTGTCAAGAAGAATTGTTAAGTCATGATTTAATGGACAGGGAACTGAATTTATTTCATGCCAAGTTTATTAAGAAAGATAGAGCAGTTCGAGAAGAAGCAATCCTTGAGTTTGGAAGTTTGTTAAAAAAGGATAGTACTCCCAATGACCGTAAAGGAATCTGGATTAGCAGTCCTATTGTTGAAGCCTCTTTGGATATTGATTTTGACATTTTGATTACTGAGTTATCCGATATGAATAGTCTGTTTCAAAGGCTGGGGAGATGTTTTCGTAGTCGAATATGGGAAAAAGAGGGCTTTAATTGCTATGTTTTTGACGGTGGAGACAAGAAATGTTCCGGTGTCGGGTACTCTATTCAGGAAGAGATATATGAAATGTCCAAAAATACTCTGCGTCAGTATTTTTCTATTCATAACAGTATATTGACGGAAAAAACAAAAATGGATTTGGTAGGGCAAACCTATTCAAAAGAGAACATGGAACAAATGGCCCCTAAGTATTATAAAGAAGTTACGAATTTCATAAAAAATCCAAGTTTATATTTACCGAATGAAATGAGTGCTAAAGAAAGTCAATTTCGTTTTCGTAATATCTTGTCAGAAAGGATCATTCCTCTTCCTGTGTATCAGCAAAACATGAAAGAAATCAATGAAATAGAAGAAAAGTTGAAACTCCCATTAAATGATACAAAATCAGCTCAAATGAATAACGGTAGGGGAGAAAAAAGTATTTCAAAAGAGGAAAGAATTCGTCAGCGTGAAGAGTTGATGAAATATACTTTGACTGTAGAGTCTTATCTTCTTAAAGGAGTGAAAATAGAGAAAAAGATAGCAATAAATTCTTATCAAGAGATAAAGATAGTCTCTTGTGAGTATGATTTCTGGGTAGGATTGGGGAAGATAAATAAGGCAAAAGAGAAGGAATAGGATAGAAAGGAGTTTCATTTGTAATAGGATTTGTATGAACCTGGAAATGTTTTAAGTTGTTACCAAAAGAAAAACATTAAAAACATTTTTAAGGGTTAACGATAAAAAAGTATATTGAAATGAAATAATATGAGAGTATTTTTTTGCTTGTCGCCCCTCAATAATGTAAATCTCCTAAGAGGTCGACAAACTATTTCTAGTAAGCGACTAAAGATGATTTTTGACATTTTTTGTTTGTTGAAATCAATAAAAAATGATACAATTACAAGAGGTTGACAAATTTGATGGTAAAAATTATTTGAAATAAAGAACTTTATCTTATGCGGCTCATAATCGAAGCAGACTGAAATTTAAATTCTTTATTTCTTCAAATGTTCTCATCTATTCTTCCCTCATAATCGAAGCAGACTGAAATTTAAATGCGGAATTAGTTGGAATCGCAAAAGGCATAGGAAGACTCATAATCGAAGCAGACTGAAATTTAAATTGTTTTTTCTTTCATATTTTTTCATCTCCTTTTCTCCTCATAATCGAAGCAGACTGAAATTTAAATTTATCAGTTCATCTGCTTGTGTCTTAATCAATCCCGCTCATAATCGAAGCAGACTGAAATTTAAATCGATTTAACAAAGGAAACATATAAACCGGATGATTCTCTCATAATCGAAGCAGACTGAAATTTAAATAATCTAATTCTTGGTTTTTATCCTGATTGTTCATATCTCATAATCGAAGCAGACTGAAATTTAAATTATCCAGTATAAACCCTAGCTTATCGCCTTGAATCATTCATATTAGTGCTACTTTCATTTCTTTGTCTCTGAGAGAGAACTTTTTTCTGTATTTTCTTTCTAAAGTTTTTTAATATAATTTTTTATTATTCTTACTTAATGATAGGAAATACTATTGGCATTAAAATACTTAAAATATTGGGAGTTTTATAAAAAAGTGCTAAGACAGAAAGTAGAAATATAATAATAATTTTAAAATTTAATTTACTTTGGAATACGATAGATATGAAATATTAAAAAATGATTAGTTTATAATTAAATATATATTTAAAATTCATGAGATGGAGGTAAACTTGGTATGAGACTTAAGTATGGAGCGGTGTTATATGTTGATAATAAAGGTAATAAACATATTGGATATTACGATGATGACGATGAAGAAGGAGCCATCATCTATCAGGGAGATTTCTTTTTGTCAAGAGAATATCTTGTTATTCCTTATAGAAGATGTACAAATAATATAACTATGAAGGATATAATAGATTGTATGAATGATTTACAGGAAAAACTGGCAGGACATTCAATGAGTTTATCGGGCAAATATCAAGAAAAGATTATCACAAATTTACTATCTGAATTATGTTATGTACAGCAATTATTTTATGAAAGACATATTTTAACAATGGATATAAAAAAAGGAATTAATGTCTTTATATCTCATTCATCAAAAGATAAAAAATTTGTAAATATTTTATATGCAGAGCTAGCTTTTAACGGATATTTTCCATGGTTAGATGAACGAGAGATTAAAGGAGGAGAATCTATACCTAGAAAAATACAAGAAGGATTGACAAATTCAGACTATGTTTTGGTTATTTTGTCAAAAAATTCTGTAAAATCCAATTGGCTCAATGAAGAATGGGAAACTAAATATTGGGAAGAAGTTAAAGAAAATAGAGTTAAGGTAATTCCAATTCTAATAGAAGAATGTGACATTCCTCCTCTTTTAAAAAAGAAAAAGTATATTGATTTTAGAGGAGACTATAATACTGCTCTGAGTTTTTTGTATAAATCGTTGATTTAGCTTTTAAATTCGTGCTTATAAATAAAATTAAAAGGATAAATTTGATTTGAAAATATTGATAATTTTACCATGTACGGTTTAATTGTAAAAATTAAAAAATATAGAAAATACAATTCATATAAAAGAGAAATTTCCCTTGAAGTTCCTAAATTTAATAAATAGAAATTTTAAAGCAAATAAACCAAATGAAACATGGTTGACAGATATAACTGAGTTCATGATTCCAGCAGGTAAAATATATTTATCCCCAATCATAAATTGTTTTGATCAAAAAATAGTTTCTTGGGAGATAGGTGAGATTCCAGATTCTAAATGAGTAAATAATATGCTAAAAACTGCGATTGTTCAATGAAAAGAAAATGAATCGCCTGTACTTCATACAGATAGAGGATGTCATTACAGATGGAAAGAATAGATAAATTTGTTGAAGAAAACTAAAATAAGTCATTCTATACTAAGTGTATAAAAATGTGTTTAGGATTTAAAAAGTCCTCAAGAGTACAGACAAAGTCTTGGAATAATATAAAAAATATTGTCCAAGAAGAAATTGTCCGTACTCCCTTTTGGAGGAAGATGAATCAATACTTGTTGGATAAATTTTTCTCATCTACTTTTATTTTTAAAGCTGTATTGTCTAAATTTTCAATCACTTCTTTTTGATTTTCTTTTGTTGGATTAATATTATTATCAGCTAATTCATTTAAGTTCCTTCTTGTATAATGAAAACATAGTAAAACTATATTTCCATTTGATTCATTTTTTCTTGGTTAATATTGGGATACGAGATATAAAGTTGTTTTCTAGTTTCTAAAATTTTAAAATACTTTAATTTCAATAACAAGATAAACATCATATCGTAATTTTTACAGGTATTATGTCAGTCGAGATGTGTATAGTGATAAGAACACGGTACTTTATTGCCCTCCAATGAGGTATATTTCAGAATACACCAAGAATTTTTCAAAAGCATGGTATTCATTTGAATAAGACCAATAACAGGAGATATATCTTTACATTCAATGTTTTCAAGAATAGAAAAAGGAATGATAATTTCAGGCACAAGTTTTTTCATTGCATGATGCCATAAAGAGTATCGGGTTTTCAAAAATTCACGTGCTGATAAATAAAGCATATAGGAATAGTGGAAAACACTATGTCCAACCTTTCTGTCATAGAACTCTTTGGCAGTAGCAGCAATCCAAATGGCAGCAAGCTCCTCTTCATCACGAGCTTCAATTAACATTTCTGCAGTTCGAATAGTTCCTTTATTTGTTGGCTTCATGAAATATAGGAATTCCATTGGGTTCTTTTCAATTAGTTGCTTTCTTTTGGGTACTTCTATATTTTCAAGCCAATCATATCCATAAATACAGCCTTCTTGATTGTATTCTACAAATATTGTTTCTGCAGATATTGGTTGATAAAGTAAGTCAGGAAGACAATATCTTTGATTTTTCCAAATTGTATAAACATCCTCCCATTTTATTTGTTCAAACATAATATACCTCCATTCATAGTTCATTTTTTTATATTTATGTGTTATTTTTACCGAAAAATCAATTTGTATAAAACTGTTGCTTTGTCCATTGGAAAAAATGATATGGGTGATTTATATCTAAATGTATATGAGAATACAGGAAACTAATAATATCCATATCACCGAACAAATCAATTATCCAATCTTTCCAATCAATATTTTGAAGTTCATTGAGATTGTTATCAAGTTCAATTAAGGTCGAGGACTCGGTACAACACAAATAGAGGAGAAGCTCTTCTAGTACACTGTGAGCGATTATTGGTAATCCATTATTTGCATGCATTCTCATCTCGAGTAAAGTACATTTCATTTGATAAAGAAATTCATAATTGTAGTGCATTAGAAATTGATCAGGGAGGTTAGCATTTAGCCAAGATACAGAGAGTTGTCCTATATGAGTTCCGACTGGCATAGAAGCTAATTCTTCCATATCCCCATTGATGTAGTCAAGTAATATATCACTACCGATAACAAATGATACAGCAGCACCTAGTCCGAATGTGTTATATAAGAACTCAGACCATGCTTCATGATTTTTATATTCCTGAATAGAAAATTGTTTGTTATCTGCTATTTTCTGATTTGGTATGGTATGCCAATTAAGAGCCTTGCAGATGCCTTTACATTTATCTATCCGAATGGATGAACCTGATTCATATCGACTCCATGTTTTTGTTCCAACATTTGCTCGAGAAGCAGCTTCTTCAATTGTTAGCCCGAGTTCATTGCGTCTAAGCTTAATTTGTTTGGCAAGTTCCTTATTGCCTTGGATAGTTTTCTTAGGCATTATTATCACCTTTCCTTTATGACATGTCACTATGATGTCATTATGTCATAAATTAGATGTTTAGTCAAGATTTATTTGACAGTAGGATGTATTTTTTTATATTTTAGAAAATTTATAGGGGAAAAAAGGAATAAATTTTTCTCGAGACATTTTAACATAGGTCTTTTTTCTGATTTGCTAAATCATGAAAAGAGAAAGTCAGATTTTTTTCAGTAATATTTACAATTTTGAAATTAGTGATGGGTGTGTACGTACAAGATATCTTCCTAAATATTTCAATAATCCTCCTATAGAATTGATACCTTGTTCCCTTAGTAAGAAAAAAGATATGAATTTTCTTTATAAAGTTGGGTGAACATTTGCTTTTCTTTTAAATCTCATTTAAAATCTTGTTAATTTCCAGATTGGATCGTTTGTAAAGTAATAAATTTTGATTGATTAGTAACTGTGTCTACTTAGAAAATAATAGGGCATGAAAGAAATACTTTGTAGATAACACCATAGATGGAAGAATAGATTTAGAAAAATTATAGAAGTGAAAATACAAATTGAAAAACTGGATAAGGCTTTAGCTACACCTACAAAAGAAGAAAATTTATATTCCATAGGAAAAAGAATAGATAAAATTTTAGAAAAAGTGAGAGATTTTAGAAGAAAAAATCTAAGAACTGGTGAAAGGTTAATTAAGTATCAAAGAAAGGTGCTTAGCTTTTTTTGATGAAAAAAGGAATAAATAAAAAATACGAAAATAAAATAACAGTTTATATTTTGTAAATATTCTAAATGTGATATAATAATTATACTAGGAGAGACATTATAAAGAACAAATATGTTGAATCAGAAACCTTAGAATTAAAAGGAAAATATACCGATACGATTTATATTTGTAAAATTTCATGGAGAAAACAAAACTTGAATATCTGAAAGAAGTGATTACGAATATGGAGGTTTTCTAGTAATTATGGAATAAAAAACAGATTACAGACTGAAAATATCTAGACAGTCAGATCAGGAAAAGATATGCATTTAATTGATTTTGAATGTATTAATGAAGTAATTTTAATAAGAATATTAGGAATGACACAACAGAATATACTGTAGATAAGTATCGAATGGAGGTCTTCATAGGAAATGAATTTTAACTATAAATTTTAAAGAGCTGATTACTATGTGGACTCGTTTTAGGTGAAAGCTTCCACTAATGATAGTATGGCAATATACCTTGAGGTTAATTGATAAAAATTTATTTAAGAAGAAATGAAAAAATAGATTAAAATTGTCAGTAAAATATATGAACAAGAATAAAGAAAAGTATATTAGAGCCAAATAATATAAGTTTTTATTTGTCGACCCTCAATAATGTAAATTTCCTGAGGGTTTGACAAACTTACTTTTAGTGAGGGATTAGGGATGATTTTGACATTTTTTATCAATTGAAATTAATAAAAAATGATACCATCATAACAGGTCGACAAATTTGGGAGTGAAAACTAGCTGAAATAAAGGGCTTTATCCTAGTCGGCTTATAATAGAAACAGATTGAAATGTAAAGTTTTCTTTGTTTTCTTGCTCTGCACTCGTGTTTGGCTTATAATAGAAACAGATTGAAATGTAAAGCTATCACTTCCAGTCGCCGGGAGAATATACTCTTTTACTTATAATAGAAACAGATTGAAATGTAAAGCATTTTTCTCATAATGAAAAAATAAAAATAAATGGACTTATAATAGAAACAGATTGAAATGTAAAGAGAAACAAGAAAAAGGAGGTAAACATGCCAAAAATACTTATAATAGAAACAGATTGAAATGTAAAGAACTATAAACAAATTAAGAACTTTGGAGAATTAGTCTTATAATAGAAACAGATTGAAATGTAAAGAAATACTTGGAAAAAGAAAAGGCGGATCTGTTCAACTTATAATAGAAACAGATTGAAATGTAAAGGCAGTTCCCAACAAATAACAAACCATCGTTGATTTCTACTTATAATAGAAACAGATTGAAATGTAAAGGATGAAAAATTAGTACATATTAGCTGGAAAACTTTACTTATAATAGAAACAGATTGAAATGTAAAGATATACAATCAAGGGAATCTAAGGAGGAAAATATGGCTTATAATAGAAACAGATTGAAATGT containing:
- the cas5 gene encoding CRISPR-associated protein Cas5 codes for the protein MKAVRVILYQDLVNYRHPMSFQLKESYPLPPYSTVIGMVHNLCRYKEYHPMKISIQGKYISKTNDLYTRYEFKSGAKYDKSRHQMEAGGYGISRGISTAELLSQVQLILHIRPEKEEEVEKILNAFQTPWEYPSLGRREDLAVIREVKEVEISQRIPRDDLEEEEKEDLYAYIPLRYLEEDLVEGRKTERGVKARGTKYLLNKRYYLENDAKGKEPKWIRRWERIKVLYTSKIAAKPMKQLWLDEDNYMVFEA
- a CDS encoding CRISPR-associated helicase/endonuclease Cas3, with product MSKKMKNKFWAKSNPWETIMEHTEALLRECQRFMKIYPDFVKKISRIWKLLVLTCIHHDWGKANDKFQERILTGKKQMGELPHAILSIACLNVQELVQEFSMEEIQALYAAILFHHNREGLLEYKFSQIKAEFQEMSVDISEMLESIQKNSQKYPLLNQEKIYFNSTFSLKKYFYQEFPVDILNPKECEKAVFYILLKGLLNRIDYAASAHIPVEYKNDFLEEGLQTFMQDLNDERLLRGMEKTNWNELQEYMKSHQEDNLIVVAQTGLGKTEAGLWWIGNQKGFFILPLRTAIDAIYDRIKNKILKNNKVEERLALLHSESLETYLQLQEQSSFEWEDYYIKTKQLSLPLTICTLDQLFPFVFRYRGYEFKLATMAYSKVIIDEVQMYGPDLVGFLVVGLSMIQKIGGKFAILTATFPGFIEDLMREQGLKFEMSKTFVKEECRHSIQWRQEEINADFILEKYKKNRVLVICNTVKQCQKIYHDLQEKMGICQEELLSHDLMDRELNLFHAKFIKKDRAVREEAILEFGSLLKKDSTPNDRKGIWISSPIVEASLDIDFDILITELSDMNSLFQRLGRCFRSRIWEKEGFNCYVFDGGDKKCSGVGYSIQEEIYEMSKNTLRQYFSIHNSILTEKTKMDLVGQTYSKENMEQMAPKYYKEVTNFIKNPSLYLPNEMSAKESQFRFRNILSERIIPLPVYQQNMKEINEIEEKLKLPLNDTKSAQMNNGRGEKSISKEERIRQREELMKYTLTVESYLLKGVKIEKKIAINSYQEIKIVSCEYDFWVGLGKINKAKEKE
- a CDS encoding toll/interleukin-1 receptor domain-containing protein; this translates as MRLKYGAVLYVDNKGNKHIGYYDDDDEEGAIIYQGDFFLSREYLVIPYRRCTNNITMKDIIDCMNDLQEKLAGHSMSLSGKYQEKIITNLLSELCYVQQLFYERHILTMDIKKGINVFISHSSKDKKFVNILYAELAFNGYFPWLDEREIKGGESIPRKIQEGLTNSDYVLVILSKNSVKSNWLNEEWETKYWEEVKENRVKVIPILIEECDIPPLLKKKKYIDFRGDYNTALSFLYKSLI
- a CDS encoding helix-turn-helix transcriptional regulator, coding for MPKKTIQGNKELAKQIKLRRNELGLTIEEAASRANVGTKTWSRYESGSSIRIDKCKGICKALNWHTIPNQKIADNKQFSIQEYKNHEAWSEFLYNTFGLGAAVSFVIGSDILLDYINGDMEELASMPVGTHIGQLSVSWLNANLPDQFLMHYNYEFLYQMKCTLLEMRMHANNGLPIIAHSVLEELLLYLCCTESSTLIELDNNLNELQNIDWKDWIIDLFGDMDIISFLYSHIHLDINHPYHFFQWTKQQFYTN